In Rhinopithecus roxellana isolate Shanxi Qingling chromosome 4, ASM756505v1, whole genome shotgun sequence, a single genomic region encodes these proteins:
- the LOC104671504 gene encoding probable inactive peptidyl-prolyl cis-trans isomerase-like 6 isoform X2: MARPRLCGPQHARCGSPSLPERPLQNLKNNHPSKFEDPILVPLQEFAWQQYLQEKKRELKNETWEYSSSVMSFVDGQFLGDALDLQKWAREVWDIVDIKPSALYDALTENFSMKFLRDTKHDFVFLDICIDSSLIGRLIFELYCDVCPKTCKNFQVLCTGKAGFSQRGIRLHYKDSIFHRIVRNGWIQGGDIVYGKGDNGESIYGPTFEEKVMKAIKLKTSFCWRKLCPDVLVFVEFMTEPIKEIMEEI, encoded by the exons ATGGCAAGGCCGCGGCTCTGCGGGCCCCAGCACGCCAGGTGCGGTTCGCCGTCGCTGCCCGAGCGGCCGCTGCAG AATCTGAAGAATAATCATCCATCCAAATTTGAAGATCCTATATTAGTTCCTCTTCAAGAATTTGCATGGCAGCAATATCTACAGGAGAAAAAAAGGGAACTCAAAAATGAAACCTGGGAATATTCTTCCTCTGTGATGTCTTTTGTTGATGGTCAGTTCCTGGGTGATGCATTGGATCTGCAGAAATGGGCCCGTGAGGTGTGGGATATAGTTGACATTAAACCCTCTGCGCTTTATGATGCACTCACTGAGAATTTTTCCATGAAATTCTTAAGAGACACCAAGcatgattttgtgtttttggacATTTGTATTGATTCTTCTCTAATTGGAAGATTGATTTTTGAGCTATACTGTGATGTATGTcccaaaacatgtaaaaattttCAGGTCTTGTGCACAGGAAAAGCAGGGTTTTCTCAACGTGGCATAAGACTACATTACAAAGATTCCATTTTTCATCGAATAGTACGGAATGGCTGGATACAAGGAGGGGATATAGTGTATGGAAAAGGAGATAATGGAGAGTCAATTTATGGACcaacatttgaagaaaaagtcATGAAAGCCATCAAGCTCAAAACAAGTTTCTGCTGGAGAAAATTGTGCCCAGATGTGCTTGTCTTCGTGGAATTTATGACAGAGCCCATAAAGGAAATCATGGAAGAGATTTGA
- the LOC104671504 gene encoding probable inactive peptidyl-prolyl cis-trans isomerase-like 6 isoform X1 → MARPRLCGPQHARCGSPSLPERPLQVKVVGLFSCPNFQIAKSAAENLKNNHPSKFEDPILVPLQEFAWQQYLQEKKRELKNETWEYSSSVMSFVDGQFLGDALDLQKWAREVWDIVDIKPSALYDALTENFSMKFLRDTKHDFVFLDICIDSSLIGRLIFELYCDVCPKTCKNFQVLCTGKAGFSQRGIRLHYKDSIFHRIVRNGWIQGGDIVYGKGDNGESIYGPTFEEKVMKAIKLKTSFCWRKLCPDVLVFVEFMTEPIKEIMEEI, encoded by the coding sequence ATGGCAAGGCCGCGGCTCTGCGGGCCCCAGCACGCCAGGTGCGGTTCGCCGTCGCTGCCCGAGCGGCCGCTGCAGGTGAAGGTGGTGGGGCTCTTCAGCTGCCCCAACTTTCAGATTGCGAAGAGCGCCGCTGAGAATCTGAAGAATAATCATCCATCCAAATTTGAAGATCCTATATTAGTTCCTCTTCAAGAATTTGCATGGCAGCAATATCTACAGGAGAAAAAAAGGGAACTCAAAAATGAAACCTGGGAATATTCTTCCTCTGTGATGTCTTTTGTTGATGGTCAGTTCCTGGGTGATGCATTGGATCTGCAGAAATGGGCCCGTGAGGTGTGGGATATAGTTGACATTAAACCCTCTGCGCTTTATGATGCACTCACTGAGAATTTTTCCATGAAATTCTTAAGAGACACCAAGcatgattttgtgtttttggacATTTGTATTGATTCTTCTCTAATTGGAAGATTGATTTTTGAGCTATACTGTGATGTATGTcccaaaacatgtaaaaattttCAGGTCTTGTGCACAGGAAAAGCAGGGTTTTCTCAACGTGGCATAAGACTACATTACAAAGATTCCATTTTTCATCGAATAGTACGGAATGGCTGGATACAAGGAGGGGATATAGTGTATGGAAAAGGAGATAATGGAGAGTCAATTTATGGACcaacatttgaagaaaaagtcATGAAAGCCATCAAGCTCAAAACAAGTTTCTGCTGGAGAAAATTGTGCCCAGATGTGCTTGTCTTCGTGGAATTTATGACAGAGCCCATAAAGGAAATCATGGAAGAGATTTGA